One genomic region from Pseudorca crassidens isolate mPseCra1 chromosome 11, mPseCra1.hap1, whole genome shotgun sequence encodes:
- the ANKRD54 gene encoding ankyrin repeat domain-containing protein 54 isoform X2 yields the protein MAAAAGGADEESRSGRSSSDGECAVAPEPLTGPEGLFSFADFGSALGGGAGLPGRAAGGAQSPLRYLHVLWQQEAEPRDELLCKIPSGRLKRAARPHRRLGPTGKEVHALKRLRDSANANDVETVQQLLEDGADPCAADDKGRTALHFASCNGNDQIAASGPWSRPQSARRAGEHTTAPGGLHQPRPCHHHTAARRGPGRCPGPSGPHAPAPGQVEAQHPAGRPLPVPGSRAAGGEADHPDAEGVPGAPGAARAAGAAG from the exons ATGGCAGCCGCCGCCGGGGGCGCGGACGAAGAGTCGCGCTCTGGCCGCTCGAGCTCGGATGGCGAGTGCGCGGTGGCGCCAGAGCCGTTGACGGGCCCCGAGGGCCTCTTCTCCTTCGCCGACTTCGGGTCTGCGCTGGGCGGCGGCGCGGGGCTCCCGGGCCGAGCGGCCGGTGGGGCCCAGTCCCCGCTACGCTACCTTCACGTCCTGTGGCAGCAGGAGGCGGAGCCCCGCGATGAGCTGCTCTGTAAGATCCCCTCCGGACGGCTGAAGCGCGCCGCCAGGCCCCACCGCCGGCTCGGGCCCACGGGCAAGGAGGTGCACG CTCTGAAGAGGCTGAGGGACTCAGCCAATGCCAACGATGTGGAAACAG TGCAGCAGCTGCTGGAAGATGGCGCGGATCCCTGTGCAGCTGACGACAAGGGCCGCACAGCCCTACACTTTGCCTCCTGCAACGGCAATGACCAGATTG CTGCTTCTGGACCATGGAGCCGACCCCAATCAGCGAGACGGGCTGGGGAACACACCACTGCACCTGG CGGCCTGCACCAACCACGTCCCTGTCATCACCACACTGCTGCGAGGAG GGGCCCGGGTAGATGCCCTGGACCGAGCGGGCCGCACGCCCCTGCACCTGGCCAAGTCGAAGCTCAACATCCTGCAGGAAGGCCACTCCCAGTGCCTGGAAGCCGTGCGGCTGGAGGTGAAGCAG ATCATCCAGATGCTGAGGGAGTACCTGGAGCGCCTGGGGCGGCACGAGCAGCGGGAGCGGCTGGATGA
- the ANKRD54 gene encoding ankyrin repeat domain-containing protein 54 isoform X1 gives MAAAAGGADEESRSGRSSSDGECAVAPEPLTGPEGLFSFADFGSALGGGAGLPGRAAGGAQSPLRYLHVLWQQEAEPRDELLCKIPSGRLKRAARPHRRLGPTGKEVHALKRLRDSANANDVETVQQLLEDGADPCAADDKGRTALHFASCNGNDQIVQLLLDHGADPNQRDGLGNTPLHLAACTNHVPVITTLLRGGARVDALDRAGRTPLHLAKSKLNILQEGHSQCLEAVRLEVKQIIQMLREYLERLGRHEQRERLDDLCTRLQMTSTKEQVDEVTDLLASFTSLSLQMQNMEKR, from the exons ATGGCAGCCGCCGCCGGGGGCGCGGACGAAGAGTCGCGCTCTGGCCGCTCGAGCTCGGATGGCGAGTGCGCGGTGGCGCCAGAGCCGTTGACGGGCCCCGAGGGCCTCTTCTCCTTCGCCGACTTCGGGTCTGCGCTGGGCGGCGGCGCGGGGCTCCCGGGCCGAGCGGCCGGTGGGGCCCAGTCCCCGCTACGCTACCTTCACGTCCTGTGGCAGCAGGAGGCGGAGCCCCGCGATGAGCTGCTCTGTAAGATCCCCTCCGGACGGCTGAAGCGCGCCGCCAGGCCCCACCGCCGGCTCGGGCCCACGGGCAAGGAGGTGCACG CTCTGAAGAGGCTGAGGGACTCAGCCAATGCCAACGATGTGGAAACAG TGCAGCAGCTGCTGGAAGATGGCGCGGATCCCTGTGCAGCTGACGACAAGGGCCGCACAGCCCTACACTTTGCCTCCTGCAACGGCAATGACCAGATTG TGCAGCTGCTTCTGGACCATGGAGCCGACCCCAATCAGCGAGACGGGCTGGGGAACACACCACTGCACCTGG CGGCCTGCACCAACCACGTCCCTGTCATCACCACACTGCTGCGAGGAG GGGCCCGGGTAGATGCCCTGGACCGAGCGGGCCGCACGCCCCTGCACCTGGCCAAGTCGAAGCTCAACATCCTGCAGGAAGGCCACTCCCAGTGCCTGGAAGCCGTGCGGCTGGAGGTGAAGCAG ATCATCCAGATGCTGAGGGAGTACCTGGAGCGCCTGGGGCGGCACGAGCAGCGGGAGCGGCTGGATGACCTCTGCACCCGCCTCCAGATGACAAGCACCAAAGAGCAG GTGGATGAAGTGACCGACCTGCTGGCCAGCTTCACCTCCCTCAGTTTGCAGATGCAGAACATGGAGAAGAGGTAG
- the ANKRD54 gene encoding ankyrin repeat domain-containing protein 54 isoform X3 — protein sequence MPTMWKQQLLEDGADPCAADDKGRTALHFASCNGNDQIVQLLLDHGADPNQRDGLGNTPLHLAACTNHVPVITTLLRGGARVDALDRAGRTPLHLAKSKLNILQEGHSQCLEAVRLEVKQIIQMLREYLERLGRHEQRERLDDLCTRLQMTSTKEQVDEVTDLLASFTSLSLQMQNMEKR from the exons ATGCCAACGATGTGGAAACAG CAGCTGCTGGAAGATGGCGCGGATCCCTGTGCAGCTGACGACAAGGGCCGCACAGCCCTACACTTTGCCTCCTGCAACGGCAATGACCAGATTG TGCAGCTGCTTCTGGACCATGGAGCCGACCCCAATCAGCGAGACGGGCTGGGGAACACACCACTGCACCTGG CGGCCTGCACCAACCACGTCCCTGTCATCACCACACTGCTGCGAGGAG GGGCCCGGGTAGATGCCCTGGACCGAGCGGGCCGCACGCCCCTGCACCTGGCCAAGTCGAAGCTCAACATCCTGCAGGAAGGCCACTCCCAGTGCCTGGAAGCCGTGCGGCTGGAGGTGAAGCAG ATCATCCAGATGCTGAGGGAGTACCTGGAGCGCCTGGGGCGGCACGAGCAGCGGGAGCGGCTGGATGACCTCTGCACCCGCCTCCAGATGACAAGCACCAAAGAGCAG GTGGATGAAGTGACCGACCTGCTGGCCAGCTTCACCTCCCTCAGTTTGCAGATGCAGAACATGGAGAAGAGGTAG